A window of the Ipomoea triloba cultivar NCNSP0323 chromosome 14, ASM357664v1 genome harbors these coding sequences:
- the LOC116004857 gene encoding TIMELESS-interacting protein isoform X2, protein MEKGGDGGAAPTGCYKCGRPGHWSRDCPSNPSNGSNPNNSTSTPHNTYTSTRKSAPYTSNSSAGGSSSKLKMGTRTRPKLTADSLLSDDGLGHILRHFPRAFKYHGRGHEVTDLRNLLGLYADWHSRLLPYYSFDQFVHKVEKVGSSKRVKLCLRDLRERVANGVDPAKLHEPEVQEQISNKEQENRSLEEPNSLQKDGVTNLDGDVFEQEMIHQAWENAMKEPTHQPQGKSDESGSKEPTSSNVASDAKVIEISEEQRVRMEANKLKALQKAAIARAARSAQPDAL, encoded by the exons atggagaaaggCGGCGACGGTGGAGCAGCTCCTACAGGGTGCTACAAGTGCGGCCGCCCCGGCCACTGGTCCAGGGATTGCCCTTCCAATCCCAGTAATGGCAGTAACCCTAACAATTCCACTTCTACTCCTCATAATACATATACGTCTACTCGCAAATCGGCGCCGTACACTTCCAACTCAAGCGCCGGCGGCAGTTCTTCAAAACTGAAGATGGGCACGAGGACGCGGCCCAAACTGACTGCTGATTCCCTTCTTTCCGACGACGGACTCGGCCACATCCTCCGCCACTTTCCTCGTGCTTTCAAGTACCATGGCCGTGGGCACGAG GTCACTGATTTGAGAAACCTACTTGGCTTGTATGCTGATTGGCATTCACGCTTACTTCCCTACTACTCCTTTGATCAGTTTGTACATAAGGTTGAGAAAGTTGGTTCCTCAAAGCGTGTCAAG TTATGTTTGAGAGATTTGCGAGAAAGGGTTGCCAATGGAGTTGATCCAGCCAAGCTCCATGAGCCAGAAGTTCAAGAACAGATCTCAAATAAGGAACAAG AGAATAGGAGCTTAGAGGAACCAAATTCTCTCCAGAAAGATGGTGTTACGAACCTTGATGGAGATGTCTTTGAACAAGAAATGATTCATCAGGCCTGGGAGAATGCAATGAAA GAACCAACTCATCAGCCACAGGGTAAGAGTGATGAAAGTGGAAGCAAAGAGCCAACAAGCAGTAATGTGGCAAGTGATGCAAAGGTAATTGAAATCTCAGAAGAGCAAAGAGTTCGTATGGAGGCAAACAAGCTGAAGGCATTACAAAAAGCTGCTATTGCTCGTGCTGCACGATCTGCCCAACCTGATGCCCTCTag
- the LOC116004857 gene encoding uncharacterized protein LOC116004857 isoform X1, translating into MYYCINLKKNRSSMIHRCTRGEGGKHRIGEMEKGGDGGAAPTGCYKCGRPGHWSRDCPSNPSNGSNPNNSTSTPHNTYTSTRKSAPYTSNSSAGGSSSKLKMGTRTRPKLTADSLLSDDGLGHILRHFPRAFKYHGRGHEVTDLRNLLGLYADWHSRLLPYYSFDQFVHKVEKVGSSKRVKLCLRDLRERVANGVDPAKLHEPEVQEQISNKEQENRSLEEPNSLQKDGVTNLDGDVFEQEMIHQAWENAMKEPTHQPQGKSDESGSKEPTSSNVASDAKVIEISEEQRVRMEANKLKALQKAAIARAARSAQPDAL; encoded by the exons ATGTATTATTGTATTAACTTGAAAAAAAACAGAAGCAGCATGATTCACCGGTGTACCAG GGGAGAAGGAGGAAAACATCGtattggagaaatggagaaaggCGGCGACGGTGGAGCAGCTCCTACAGGGTGCTACAAGTGCGGCCGCCCCGGCCACTGGTCCAGGGATTGCCCTTCCAATCCCAGTAATGGCAGTAACCCTAACAATTCCACTTCTACTCCTCATAATACATATACGTCTACTCGCAAATCGGCGCCGTACACTTCCAACTCAAGCGCCGGCGGCAGTTCTTCAAAACTGAAGATGGGCACGAGGACGCGGCCCAAACTGACTGCTGATTCCCTTCTTTCCGACGACGGACTCGGCCACATCCTCCGCCACTTTCCTCGTGCTTTCAAGTACCATGGCCGTGGGCACGAG GTCACTGATTTGAGAAACCTACTTGGCTTGTATGCTGATTGGCATTCACGCTTACTTCCCTACTACTCCTTTGATCAGTTTGTACATAAGGTTGAGAAAGTTGGTTCCTCAAAGCGTGTCAAG TTATGTTTGAGAGATTTGCGAGAAAGGGTTGCCAATGGAGTTGATCCAGCCAAGCTCCATGAGCCAGAAGTTCAAGAACAGATCTCAAATAAGGAACAAG AGAATAGGAGCTTAGAGGAACCAAATTCTCTCCAGAAAGATGGTGTTACGAACCTTGATGGAGATGTCTTTGAACAAGAAATGATTCATCAGGCCTGGGAGAATGCAATGAAA GAACCAACTCATCAGCCACAGGGTAAGAGTGATGAAAGTGGAAGCAAAGAGCCAACAAGCAGTAATGTGGCAAGTGATGCAAAGGTAATTGAAATCTCAGAAGAGCAAAGAGTTCGTATGGAGGCAAACAAGCTGAAGGCATTACAAAAAGCTGCTATTGCTCGTGCTGCACGATCTGCCCAACCTGATGCCCTCTag
- the LOC116004856 gene encoding uncharacterized protein At2g02148 isoform X1 — protein MGTRVPVQHYDLRSAAASYIGSSLHDLNAAEGLGGGGDNVDRGGGDVTEDSLDNDEESTAVDCMHETFRNSLPLHDVAVEENQTSLASSGSLRDPYNIVTNEDVSPIESARARFLDIIVDHFISSHVVEVLDMESDYVAQSSQDKLNKRKPREIRHEGDPRHVLPLMYVANMYETLVGEVNLRLSSLNGMREKTIGVALEAAGGLYRKLAKKFPRKGSCMYKRRELATSFETRSRFPELVIQEKKRVRFVVVNGLAIVERPTSMHIDDIEWFKRLTGRSEVAVSPKDYKFYAPRHKYRRVASNSIPNIPALPTFTGTDNASQMAEAQGYHSVTEPQNSDQTPSKQHMQPTSHQAQFHPIQQSHQHHINQNQHMAHFSHNQHCGPHSHLPEIAAHTQHSGSISSHMACLQPIGHVGRRMHLLPTSPAKFCDECGAPYLRETSKYCSECGVKRLGI, from the exons ATGGGTACTAGGGTTCCTGTGCAGCACTACGATTTAAGGTCGGCTGCAGCTTCGTACATCGGAAGCTCACTTCACGACCTCAATGCGGCCGAGGGCCTTGGTGGCGGAGGCGACAACGTGGATAGAGGAGGCGGTGATGTCACCGAGGATAGTCTCGACAACGATGAAGAGTCCACTGCTGTT GACTGCATGCACGAAACATTCAGGAACTCTCTACCACTTCACGATGTAGCAGTGGAGGAAAATCAAACTAGCCTAGCAAGTAGTGGATCTTTGAGGGATCCCTACAACATTGTAACCAATGAGG ATGTTTCACCAATCGAGTCAGCAAGAGCAAGATTTCTAGACATCATTGTAGATCATTTTATTAGCTCACATGTAGTTGAAGTGTTAGATATGGAGTCTGACTATGTGGCACAATCTTCTCAAGATAAACTGAACAAGAGGAAGCCGAGAGAAATTCGTCATGAAGGTGATCCTCGACATGTTTTGCCTTTGATGTATGTGGCAAACATGTATGAAACATTGGTTGGTGAAGTGAACTTAAGGCTATCTTCCTTGAATGGGATGCGTGAAAAAACCATCGGTGTGGCCCTTGAAGCAGCTGGCGGCTTGTATAGAAAGCTTGCAAAAAAATTTCCCAGGAAAG GATCTTGCATGTATAAACGTCGGGAATTGGCAACTTCTTTTGAAACACGGTCAAGATTTCCCGAATTAGTAATACAGGAGAAGAAGCGTGTtcgttttgttgttgttaatggTCTAGCTATTGTTGAGAGACCAACAAGTATGCACATTGATGATATTGAGTG GTTCAAAAGATTGACAGGTCGTAGTGAAGTAGCTGTCTCTCCAAAAGATTACAAGTTCTATGCACCTAGGCACAAGTATAGACGTGTAGCATCAAACTCTATTCCCAACATCCCTGCATTGCCG ACATTCACGGGAACAGATAATGCTTCTCAGATGGCTGAAGCCCAAGGTTACCATTCTGTCACTGAA cCACAAAATAGCGATCAGACTCCATCGAAACAACACATGCAGCCAACATCGCACCAGGCTCAATTTCATCCTATTCAGCAGAGCCACCAACACCATATCAACCAAAACCAACACATGGCCCACTTCTCTCACAACCAACATTGTGGACCCCACTCACACTTGCCTGAAATTGCTGCACACACTCAGCACTCTGGATCTATTTCATCTCACATGGCTTGCTTACAACCAATAGGTCATGTTGGCAGGCGTATGCATTTACTG CCAACTAGTCCTGCCAAGTTCTGTGATGAATGCGGAGCTCCTTATTTGAGGGAAACCTCTAAGTACTGCTCGGAATGTGGTGTAAAGAGGTTAGgaatttga
- the LOC116004856 gene encoding uncharacterized protein At2g02148 isoform X2, with protein MGTRVPVQHYDLRSAAASYIGSSLHDLNAAEGLGGGGDNVDRGGGDVTEDSLDNDEESTAVDCMHETFRNSLPLHDVAVEENQTSLASSGSLRDPYNIVTNEDVSPIESARARFLDIIVDHFISSHVVEVLDMESDYVAQSSQDKLNKRKPREIRHEGDPRHVLPLMYVANMYETLVGEVNLRLSSLNGMREKTIGVALEAAGGLYRKLAKKFPRKGSCMYKRRELATSFETRSRFPELVIQEKKRVRFVVVNGLAIVERPTSMHIDDIEWFKRLTGRSEVAVSPKDYKFYAPRHKYRRVASNSIPNIPALPPQNSDQTPSKQHMQPTSHQAQFHPIQQSHQHHINQNQHMAHFSHNQHCGPHSHLPEIAAHTQHSGSISSHMACLQPIGHVGRRMHLLPTSPAKFCDECGAPYLRETSKYCSECGVKRLGI; from the exons ATGGGTACTAGGGTTCCTGTGCAGCACTACGATTTAAGGTCGGCTGCAGCTTCGTACATCGGAAGCTCACTTCACGACCTCAATGCGGCCGAGGGCCTTGGTGGCGGAGGCGACAACGTGGATAGAGGAGGCGGTGATGTCACCGAGGATAGTCTCGACAACGATGAAGAGTCCACTGCTGTT GACTGCATGCACGAAACATTCAGGAACTCTCTACCACTTCACGATGTAGCAGTGGAGGAAAATCAAACTAGCCTAGCAAGTAGTGGATCTTTGAGGGATCCCTACAACATTGTAACCAATGAGG ATGTTTCACCAATCGAGTCAGCAAGAGCAAGATTTCTAGACATCATTGTAGATCATTTTATTAGCTCACATGTAGTTGAAGTGTTAGATATGGAGTCTGACTATGTGGCACAATCTTCTCAAGATAAACTGAACAAGAGGAAGCCGAGAGAAATTCGTCATGAAGGTGATCCTCGACATGTTTTGCCTTTGATGTATGTGGCAAACATGTATGAAACATTGGTTGGTGAAGTGAACTTAAGGCTATCTTCCTTGAATGGGATGCGTGAAAAAACCATCGGTGTGGCCCTTGAAGCAGCTGGCGGCTTGTATAGAAAGCTTGCAAAAAAATTTCCCAGGAAAG GATCTTGCATGTATAAACGTCGGGAATTGGCAACTTCTTTTGAAACACGGTCAAGATTTCCCGAATTAGTAATACAGGAGAAGAAGCGTGTtcgttttgttgttgttaatggTCTAGCTATTGTTGAGAGACCAACAAGTATGCACATTGATGATATTGAGTG GTTCAAAAGATTGACAGGTCGTAGTGAAGTAGCTGTCTCTCCAAAAGATTACAAGTTCTATGCACCTAGGCACAAGTATAGACGTGTAGCATCAAACTCTATTCCCAACATCCCTGCATTGCCG cCACAAAATAGCGATCAGACTCCATCGAAACAACACATGCAGCCAACATCGCACCAGGCTCAATTTCATCCTATTCAGCAGAGCCACCAACACCATATCAACCAAAACCAACACATGGCCCACTTCTCTCACAACCAACATTGTGGACCCCACTCACACTTGCCTGAAATTGCTGCACACACTCAGCACTCTGGATCTATTTCATCTCACATGGCTTGCTTACAACCAATAGGTCATGTTGGCAGGCGTATGCATTTACTG CCAACTAGTCCTGCCAAGTTCTGTGATGAATGCGGAGCTCCTTATTTGAGGGAAACCTCTAAGTACTGCTCGGAATGTGGTGTAAAGAGGTTAGgaatttga
- the LOC116004856 gene encoding uncharacterized protein At2g02148 isoform X3 — translation MGTRVPVQHYDLRSAAASYIGSSLHDLNAAEGLGGGGDNVDRGGGDVTEDSLDNDEESTAVDCMHETFRNSLPLHDVAVEENQTSLASSGSLRDPYNIVTNEDVSPIESARARFLDIIVDHFISSHVVEVLDMESDYVAQSSQDKLNKRKPREIRHEGDPRHVLPLMYVANMYETLVGEVNLRLSSLNGMREKTIGVALEAAGGLYRKLAKKFPRKGSCMYKRRELATSFETRSRFPELVIQEKKRVRFVVVNGLAIVERPTSMHIDDIEWFKRLTGRSEVAVSPKDYKFYAPRHKYRRVASNSIPNIPALPIMLLRWLKPKVTILSLNHKIAIRLHRNNTCSQHRTRLNFILFSRATNTISTKTNTWPTSLTTNIVDPTHTCLKLLHTLSTLDLFHLTWLAYNQ, via the exons ATGGGTACTAGGGTTCCTGTGCAGCACTACGATTTAAGGTCGGCTGCAGCTTCGTACATCGGAAGCTCACTTCACGACCTCAATGCGGCCGAGGGCCTTGGTGGCGGAGGCGACAACGTGGATAGAGGAGGCGGTGATGTCACCGAGGATAGTCTCGACAACGATGAAGAGTCCACTGCTGTT GACTGCATGCACGAAACATTCAGGAACTCTCTACCACTTCACGATGTAGCAGTGGAGGAAAATCAAACTAGCCTAGCAAGTAGTGGATCTTTGAGGGATCCCTACAACATTGTAACCAATGAGG ATGTTTCACCAATCGAGTCAGCAAGAGCAAGATTTCTAGACATCATTGTAGATCATTTTATTAGCTCACATGTAGTTGAAGTGTTAGATATGGAGTCTGACTATGTGGCACAATCTTCTCAAGATAAACTGAACAAGAGGAAGCCGAGAGAAATTCGTCATGAAGGTGATCCTCGACATGTTTTGCCTTTGATGTATGTGGCAAACATGTATGAAACATTGGTTGGTGAAGTGAACTTAAGGCTATCTTCCTTGAATGGGATGCGTGAAAAAACCATCGGTGTGGCCCTTGAAGCAGCTGGCGGCTTGTATAGAAAGCTTGCAAAAAAATTTCCCAGGAAAG GATCTTGCATGTATAAACGTCGGGAATTGGCAACTTCTTTTGAAACACGGTCAAGATTTCCCGAATTAGTAATACAGGAGAAGAAGCGTGTtcgttttgttgttgttaatggTCTAGCTATTGTTGAGAGACCAACAAGTATGCACATTGATGATATTGAGTG GTTCAAAAGATTGACAGGTCGTAGTGAAGTAGCTGTCTCTCCAAAAGATTACAAGTTCTATGCACCTAGGCACAAGTATAGACGTGTAGCATCAAACTCTATTCCCAACATCCCTGCATTGCCG ATAATGCTTCTCAGATGGCTGAAGCCCAAGGTTACCATTCTGTCACTGAA cCACAAAATAGCGATCAGACTCCATCGAAACAACACATGCAGCCAACATCGCACCAGGCTCAATTTCATCCTATTCAGCAGAGCCACCAACACCATATCAACCAAAACCAACACATGGCCCACTTCTCTCACAACCAACATTGTGGACCCCACTCACACTTGCCTGAAATTGCTGCACACACTCAGCACTCTGGATCTATTTCATCTCACATGGCTTGCTTACAACCAATAG